From a region of the Mercurialis annua linkage group LG1-X, ddMerAnnu1.2, whole genome shotgun sequence genome:
- the LOC126659749 gene encoding probable 2-oxoglutarate-dependent dioxygenase AOP1.2, whose translation MAKIPILDFSVKAVSDNETRRELCKQVREACESHGCFLLTYDYETVSSKLCQDLFIAIKALFDLPQETKTKYVHPKPYRSYSGKNPMIPFYESFGLDDAHNLDQVQAFTNLMWPHGYPNFCETLHVMSSKMAELNFVVLKMIFESFGMEKHYESHIKESTSLIKVMKYMAPPKDSAIALSAHRDKNAITILCQNEVQGLEVETNDGEWASVVVPPNAFVVIVGEALKVWSNGRLEAVRHRVVISGKEDRYSCALFTMPKEESKIEVPCELVDKDHPLLYRPFIFSDYISYFVSKLTDDALEIYAAI comes from the exons ATGGCTAAAATACCAATTCTTGATTTTTCAGTGAAGGCAGTTTCTGACAATGAGACCAGAAGAGAACTATGTAAGCAAGTTAGAGAAGCATGTGAGAGTCATGGTTGTTTTCTTTTGACGTATGATTATGAAACTGTCTCTTCAAAATTATGTCAAGATTTGTTCATTGCCATAAAAGCATTGTTTGATCTTCCTCAAGAAACTAAGACCAAATACGTTCATCCGAAACCTTATCGAAGCTACTCCGGTAAGAACCCGATGATTCCTTTCTATGAAAGCTTTGGTCTCGATGATGCACACAACCTTGATCAAGTTCAAGCTTTCACTAACCTCATGTGGCCTCATGGCTACCCAAATTTCTG TGAGACATTGCATGTCATGAGCTCAAAGATGGCGGAACTGAACTTTGTGGTgttgaaaatgatttttgagAGCTTTGGAATGGAAAAGCATTATGAATCACACATTAAAGAGAGCACAAGTCTAATTAAGGTAATGAAATATATGGCTCCTCCAAAAGATTCAGCCATTGCTTTAAGTGCTCACAGAGACAAAAATGCCATCACCATCTTATGTCAAAATGAGGTTCAAGGTCTTGAAGTTGAAACCAACGATGGTGAATGGGCTTCAGTAGTGGTTCCTCCAAATGCTTTTGTAGTCATCGTTGGTGAAGCACTCAAG GTGTGGAGCAATGGGCGCCTAGAAGCAGTAAGACACAGGGTGGTGATAAGTGGAAAAGAAGATAGATATTCTTGCGCACTATTTACAATGCCGAAGGAGGAATCAAAGATTGAAGTACCATGCGAACTTGTGGACAAAGACCATCCTCTTCTCTATcgtccttttattttttctgaTTATATTTCTTATTTTGTCTCCAAGCTTACTGATGATGCTCTTGAAATTTATGCTGCCATTTGA
- the LOC126659741 gene encoding uncharacterized protein LOC126659741 — protein MAPLCVSKFLNAVANCDVVCYKALFESQTKIRPVPCGSFEKTMAFPKSDEEEEIGNSIAKLSADLDDKNEKKINLLNQLKPLREAADEAVQILLPILQSLQVSEKQESDAEASYIAKKSKLEAEVYELENKCASYDLDYAIAHSTKILDSLKKELACRLRDVMSVKRQIDDVSTQPELIQYERRLSELNAHIQEKHRQTRKYYATYNALLEIKEMMLKETSLLNSISSQFQDAIASTDGRMKLINSMEGIVKGSQQKLQKVQVGLQEEQKACDALKKRYAAAIAEQRHYYSLKKDFQEECAKNERLKSPKSV, from the exons atggcCCCGCTTTGTGTATCTAAATTTCTTAATGCAGTCGCGAATTGCGACGTCGTTTGCTACAAGGCGTTGTTTGAAAGTCAAACTAAAATACGGCCAGTACCCTGCGGAAGTTTTGAAAAAACAATGGCGTTTCCGAAATcagacgaagaagaagaaattggcAATTCCATAGCGAAATTGAGTGCCGATTTGGATGATAAG AATGAGAAGAAGATCAATCTCTTAAACCAATTGAAACCATTACGCGAAGCTGCTGATGAAGCAGTTCAAATATTGCTGCCAATTTTGCAGTCACTACAG GTTTCAGAAAAGCAAGAATCTGATGCGGAAGCTAGTTATATCGCTAAGAAATCAAAGTTGGAAGCTGAGGTTTATGAATTAGAGAATAAATGTGCTAGTTATGATCTTGATTATGCTATTGCTCATTCTACGAAGATTCTTGATTCTTTAAAGAAG GAACTTGCATGTCGATTACGCGATGTCATGTCAGTAAAGCGGCAGATTGATGATGTTTCAACTCAGCCTGAGCTAATTCA GTATGAACGCCGACTTTCAGAGCTGAATGCTCACATCCAG GAAAAGCATCGTCAAACCCGCAAATATTATGCAACTTATAATGCTCTTTTGGAGATTAAAGAAATGATGCTGAAGGAAACTTCCTTGTTAAATTCAATTAGTTCACAG TTCCAGGATGCTATTGCAAGTACTGATGGTCGCATGAAGCTAATTAATTCCATGGAAGGAATTGTAAAGGGAAGCCAACAG AAGCTCCAAAAGGTCCAAGTTGGGCTTCAGGAAGAGCAGAAAGCTTGTGATGCCTTGAAGAAGAGGTATGCTGCAGCAATAGCAGAGCAGAGACATTATTATTCTCTCAAAAAAGATTTTCAG GAGGAATGTGCAAAGAATGAGAGACTTAAGAGCCCAAAGTCTGTTTGA
- the LOC126659730 gene encoding probable 2-oxoglutarate-dependent dioxygenase AOP1 — MGSACENQIPTIDLSQSSGGDRDKVRGSPEWEKLCKKVKEACENYGCFEVVYHNISMQVRDEFFSLMKQFFMLPLETKRKNCNPKPYHSYAGLSPLAPIYEGFGIEDVSNFDSLKGFAEQLSWPLDDLDNLCKILSSMVKPLDELHRMIMMLIVDSYGLGEKMDSDSAIPSKTLLRMMKYRAPLPDENATGLFAHTDKPLCTLLYEDHVSALQLETKRGRWITFSPSSPSSYFFIVGDPLMAWSNGRLHAVKHRVIMKGDKDRYSIGAFRVPIEGSTIKPQQSLIDESHPQILKEFNYMDFFNFSATPEAMAMDSAKQVFAFAGIN, encoded by the exons ATGGGGTCGGCTTGTGAAAACCAGATTCCGACCATTGATCTTTCCCAGAGTTCAGGAGGCGATCGTGACAAGGTCCGAGGAAGCCCGGAATGGGAGAAGTTATGCAAGAAGGTTAAAGAGGCATGTGAAAATTATGGGTGTTTTGAGGTGGTGTATCATAATATATCCATGCAAGTCAGAGATGAATTTTTCTCATTGATGAAGCAGTTTTTTATGCTTCCATTAGAGACCAAAAGGAAGAACTGTAATCCAAAGCCTTACCATAGCTATGCAGGACTGAGTCCTTTAGCTCCAATTTATGAAGGATTTGGTATTGAAGATGTTTCTAATTTTGACTCTCTCAAAGGGTTTGCAGAGCAGTTGAGCTGGCCACTTGATGATCTTGATAACTTATG CAAAATCTTGAGCTCCATGGTGAAACCATTAGACGAGCTACACCGTATGATTATGATGCTAATCGTGGATAGTTACGGTCTGGGCGAGAAAATGGATTCAGACTCAGCAATACCAAGTAAGACACTTTTACGTATGATGAAATACAGAGCTCCATTACCTGACGAAAATGCCACTGGACTCTTTGCTCACACTGATAAACCACTCTGTACACTTCTCTATGAGGATCATGTTTCAGCCCTTCAACTCGAAACTAAGCGTGGCCGATGGATTACATTCTCTCCATCGTCGCCTTCTTCCTATTTCTTCATCGTCGGAGATCCTCTCATG GCATGGAGCAACGGGAGATTGCATGCAGTGAAGCATAGAGTGATAATGAAAGGAGACAAAGATAGATATTCCATTGGAGCATTTCGAGTTCCAATTGAGGGTTCAACTATCAAACCGCAACAATCACTAATCGATGAATCTCATCCCCAAATTCTCAAAGAGTTTAATTATATGGACTTCTTCAACTTCTCTGCTACTCCTGAGGCGATGGCCATGGATTCAGCCAAGCAAGTGTTTGCATTTGCTGGGATTAATTAA